A genomic stretch from Acidobacteriota bacterium includes:
- a CDS encoding inositol-3-phosphate synthase has product MSEILRGSDIVPARGTLGVLIPGIGAVSSTLMTGLFSHRRGLARPIGSLTQMGKIRLGKRTEKRVVPVKDFIPLAAPADMVFGGWDCFPDTAYEAARKAKVLKPEHIEAVRDELEAIRPMPAVFDRRYVRNLDGKHVKKAASKRALAEMLMKDIDDFRTSRKADRLVMCWTASTEAYREPQACHASVKAFEAGLEASSPDISPSQIYAYAALKMKIPYINGAPHVTTDCPALLELAAENRVPICGKDFKTGQTLMKTILAPGFAARGLGISGWFSTNILGNRDGEVLDDPESFRSKEISKLGVLDTIIRPDLYPELYGDLYHKIRINYYPPRGDNKESWDNIDIFGWMDYPMQIKVNFLCRDSILAAPVVLDLILFTDLASRAGMYGIQEWLSFYFKSPIVPEGLYPENDLFVQRDKLMNTLRYLMREDLIHHTGLDYYYDLEKNGGK; this is encoded by the coding sequence ATGTCAGAGATCTTGAGAGGCTCGGATATCGTTCCGGCCCGCGGCACACTCGGCGTGCTGATTCCCGGCATCGGGGCCGTGTCCTCGACGCTGATGACCGGACTGTTCTCCCACCGCCGGGGCCTGGCCCGGCCCATCGGCTCGCTGACCCAGATGGGCAAGATCCGCCTGGGCAAGCGGACCGAGAAACGGGTCGTGCCGGTCAAGGACTTCATCCCCCTGGCCGCCCCGGCCGACATGGTCTTCGGCGGCTGGGACTGCTTCCCCGATACCGCCTACGAGGCCGCCCGCAAGGCCAAGGTCCTCAAGCCCGAGCATATCGAGGCGGTCCGGGACGAGCTCGAGGCCATCCGGCCGATGCCCGCCGTGTTCGACCGGAGATACGTCCGCAACCTGGACGGCAAGCACGTCAAGAAAGCCGCGTCGAAGCGGGCCCTGGCCGAGATGCTGATGAAGGACATCGACGATTTCCGGACCAGCCGCAAGGCCGACCGCCTGGTCATGTGCTGGACGGCCTCGACCGAGGCCTACCGGGAGCCCCAGGCCTGCCACGCCTCGGTCAAGGCCTTCGAGGCCGGGCTCGAGGCCAGCTCCCCCGACATCAGCCCCAGCCAGATCTACGCCTACGCCGCGCTGAAGATGAAGATCCCCTACATCAACGGCGCCCCCCACGTCACCACGGACTGCCCGGCCCTCCTCGAGCTGGCCGCCGAGAACCGCGTGCCCATCTGCGGCAAGGACTTCAAGACGGGCCAGACCCTGATGAAGACCATCCTGGCGCCCGGCTTCGCGGCCCGGGGTCTGGGCATCTCGGGCTGGTTCTCGACCAACATCCTCGGCAACCGTGACGGCGAGGTCCTGGACGATCCCGAGTCGTTCCGCTCCAAGGAGATCTCCAAGCTCGGCGTCCTCGACACCATCATCCGGCCGGACCTCTACCCCGAGCTCTACGGCGACCTCTACCACAAGATCCGGATCAACTACTATCCGCCGCGCGGCGACAACAAGGAGTCGTGGGACAACATCGACATCTTCGGCTGGATGGACTACCCGATGCAGATCAAGGTCAACTTCCTCTGCCGCGATTCCATCCTGGCCGCGCCCGTCGTCCTCGACCTCATCCTGTTCACCGACCTGGCCTCGCGGGCCGGGATGTACGGCATCCAGGAGTGGCTGTCCTTCTACTTCAAGAGCCCGATCGTCCCGGAAGGCCTCTATCCCGAGAACGATCTCTTCGTCCAGCGGGACAAGCTGATGAACACCCTGCGCTACCTCATGCGCGAGGACCTCATCCACCACACCGGGCTCGATTACTACTACGACCTCGAGAAGAACGGCGGGAAGTAG
- a CDS encoding M20/M25/M40 family metallo-hydrolase — protein sequence MNRRAIRSALAAALLILVAASIAAAGPVKAKPAVDPVVQKIIELGTTDNRVMLWNDYASNRFGGRETGTNAYNDAAEWAVWQFRQWGLQAELEPAGEVPVGFNRGPWFGKMIAPVEKGLYFGTPSFTAGTRGVERGPVVILKADPFSIPGRNAKPEDVEKKRAAVEAGIAEVRANAAAFKGAWVLIPGENSGFARDGRKGTPEYADSQLIPKLTSALVEAGARGTIQSSKTDPFRMLDGHVDSWDKLPVLPDIKLAEGQYNEIKGLVEKGGKVELQFDIRNWFKMGPVKFHNVVATLRGSESPDECVVLGGHFDCFSSATGAVDDGSGFAPAMEAVRLIAAAGGRPKRSIAVILFAAEEQGLVGSQAWLKSHPGVASKIMMMINRDGSPSAITGASVPETWFADFQKISAPLAGLDPRWPFKLERGVPRAHATSPGGTDSSAFEMESVPTLRFLTQSDYNYNHAWHTLDDLYGELVPYTDQQRHSALVTAVVAYGAANLDRPLPAAGVYLADGLYADIAIGAAEAPVHIMVSLDFASAPLQTAGFVRVVESKGGAQRGPGGGFGPGPGPGPRPGGPMGPGQRPEMPPIGKVDVRDGVIAGIIDSDPQKPAAVPAPPLTPNASIRNDAAGVLDVTGPNAFCLTLRKKAGLDRTATAIGRTVAGLDLLKTVKKGDAIRSIRIVRVGPAARDFKTDDEAFKKLLESH from the coding sequence ATGAACAGACGCGCCATTCGATCGGCCCTCGCCGCCGCCCTGCTGATCCTGGTCGCGGCCTCGATCGCCGCGGCCGGCCCGGTGAAAGCCAAGCCCGCCGTCGATCCCGTCGTCCAGAAGATCATCGAGCTCGGCACGACCGACAACCGGGTCATGCTCTGGAACGACTACGCCAGCAACCGCTTCGGCGGCCGCGAGACGGGCACGAACGCCTACAACGACGCGGCCGAATGGGCGGTCTGGCAATTCCGCCAGTGGGGCCTCCAGGCCGAGCTCGAGCCGGCCGGCGAGGTGCCGGTCGGCTTCAATCGCGGTCCCTGGTTCGGCAAGATGATCGCGCCCGTCGAGAAAGGCCTCTATTTCGGGACCCCCAGCTTCACGGCGGGGACCAGGGGCGTCGAGCGCGGACCGGTCGTCATCCTGAAGGCCGATCCGTTCTCGATACCCGGGCGGAACGCCAAGCCCGAGGACGTCGAGAAGAAGCGGGCGGCCGTCGAGGCCGGCATCGCCGAGGTCCGGGCCAACGCGGCCGCGTTCAAGGGCGCCTGGGTCCTCATCCCGGGAGAGAACAGCGGCTTCGCCCGCGACGGCCGCAAGGGCACGCCCGAATACGCCGACTCCCAGCTCATCCCGAAGCTCACGTCCGCTCTCGTCGAGGCGGGGGCCCGCGGCACCATCCAGTCGTCGAAGACCGACCCGTTCCGGATGCTCGACGGCCATGTCGACTCCTGGGACAAGCTGCCGGTCCTGCCCGACATCAAGCTGGCCGAGGGCCAGTACAACGAGATCAAGGGCCTGGTCGAGAAGGGCGGGAAGGTCGAGCTCCAGTTCGACATCCGGAACTGGTTCAAGATGGGCCCGGTCAAGTTCCACAACGTCGTCGCGACCCTGCGGGGCTCCGAATCCCCCGACGAATGCGTCGTTCTGGGCGGGCATTTCGATTGCTTCAGCTCCGCGACCGGGGCCGTCGACGACGGCTCGGGCTTCGCCCCGGCCATGGAGGCCGTCCGGCTGATCGCCGCGGCTGGCGGGCGGCCCAAGCGCTCGATCGCCGTCATCCTCTTCGCCGCCGAGGAGCAGGGCCTGGTCGGCTCCCAGGCCTGGCTGAAGAGCCATCCCGGCGTTGCCTCCAAGATCATGATGATGATCAACCGGGACGGCAGCCCCAGCGCCATCACCGGGGCTTCCGTGCCCGAGACCTGGTTCGCCGACTTCCAGAAGATCAGCGCGCCTCTCGCCGGGCTCGATCCGAGGTGGCCCTTCAAGCTCGAGCGCGGCGTGCCGCGCGCCCACGCCACCAGCCCGGGCGGGACGGACTCCTCCGCGTTCGAGATGGAGAGCGTCCCGACGCTCCGCTTCCTGACGCAGTCGGACTACAATTACAACCACGCCTGGCACACCCTGGACGACCTGTACGGCGAGCTGGTGCCGTACACGGACCAGCAGCGTCACTCCGCGCTGGTCACCGCCGTCGTGGCCTACGGCGCGGCCAACCTGGACCGGCCGCTGCCGGCGGCGGGCGTCTATCTGGCCGACGGCCTGTACGCCGATATCGCCATCGGCGCGGCGGAAGCGCCCGTCCACATCATGGTCAGCCTCGATTTCGCCAGCGCCCCGCTCCAGACGGCCGGCTTCGTCCGCGTCGTCGAAAGCAAGGGCGGAGCCCAGCGCGGTCCTGGCGGCGGATTCGGGCCTGGGCCCGGGCCGGGCCCGCGGCCCGGCGGCCCCATGGGCCCCGGCCAGCGTCCGGAGATGCCGCCGATCGGCAAGGTCGATGTCCGCGACGGCGTCATCGCCGGGATCATCGACTCCGACCCCCAAAAGCCGGCGGCGGTCCCGGCGCCGCCCCTGACGCCGAACGCCTCGATCAGGAACGACGCGGCGGGCGTGCTCGACGTCACCGGCCCGAACGCGTTCTGCCTGACGCTGAGGAAGAAGGCCGGCCTGGACCGGACGGCCACGGCCATCGGCCGGACGGTCGCCGGGCTCGATCTTCTCAAGACCGTGAAGAAGGGCGACGCTATACGGAGCATCCGCATCGTCCGGGTCGGTCCGGCCGCCCGCGATTTCAAGACGGACGACGAGGCGTTCAAGAAACTCCTCGAATCCCATTGA
- a CDS encoding sulfatase-like hydrolase/transferase yields the protein MKGHARSIVAAAGVIAAAGAALLLLRRPPAFDPAGTSRDLNVILVTLDTTRADTLSCYGGRDVRTPVLDRFAARGARFERCYAQTPLTLPSHVTLMTGTLPLYHGVRDNGSFLVPQKLATMAELFREKGYETGAFLGAWVLDSKWGLNQGFGTYFDDFALSRFAAASFDTVRRPANEVLDAALPWIESRKGKKFFAWIHIYDPHAPYQPPPPYDREYAGRLYFGAIAFVDAQLGRLWRTLEANGLLGRSLVVIAGDHGESLGEHGERTHGFFVYDAAIRVPLIVAAPFPEFRGRIVPGAVGLVDVLPTVAGLAGLRVPAEVQGSSLLPALLGRAAPRPRPVYSETYYPRFHYGWSELRTVLDGRRKIILAPVPELYDLDADPGERTNLAGARPGEAAELRAAAEALIRDSSRGAIDAAAAGVDAETREKLAALGYVGSFADPAGLRGKTLPDPKDRIGVYNDLARAREMEAGGDADGAIRAVGEIVARDPEGTSAAYDILGACYIARNDLVRAGESLRRALDLNPALMNAHYKLGWIAEKQGRPAEAEAEYIRETETTPGHIKAFYNLARVYQTVGELEKARQALAKCLEVDPKFALPYLYAARIDLVRGERYDEAIGLTLKALDLDLDPEGRALGWGLLAELYRRVGDEARSREYAARARAR from the coding sequence ATGAAGGGCCACGCTCGTTCGATCGTCGCCGCGGCCGGCGTCATCGCCGCGGCCGGGGCCGCCCTCCTGCTCCTCCGCCGGCCGCCGGCCTTCGATCCCGCCGGAACGTCCCGCGATCTCAACGTCATCCTCGTGACCCTCGACACGACCCGGGCCGACACCCTGTCCTGCTACGGGGGCCGGGATGTCCGGACCCCGGTTCTCGACCGGTTCGCCGCCCGCGGCGCCCGGTTCGAGCGATGCTACGCCCAGACGCCCCTGACCCTCCCCTCCCACGTCACGCTCATGACCGGCACGCTGCCGCTCTATCACGGCGTCCGCGACAACGGCAGCTTCCTCGTGCCGCAGAAGCTGGCGACGATGGCCGAGCTCTTCCGGGAGAAGGGCTACGAGACAGGGGCCTTTCTCGGAGCCTGGGTGCTCGATTCGAAGTGGGGCCTGAACCAGGGCTTCGGGACCTACTTCGACGATTTCGCGCTGAGCAGGTTCGCGGCCGCCTCGTTCGACACGGTCCGGCGTCCCGCCAACGAGGTCCTGGACGCCGCCCTGCCCTGGATCGAGTCTCGCAAGGGCAAGAAGTTCTTCGCCTGGATCCACATCTACGACCCGCACGCGCCTTACCAGCCCCCGCCGCCGTATGACCGCGAATACGCCGGCCGGCTGTATTTCGGCGCGATCGCCTTCGTCGATGCCCAGCTCGGGCGGCTCTGGCGCACGCTCGAGGCGAACGGGCTGCTGGGGAGATCGCTCGTCGTGATCGCCGGCGACCACGGCGAGAGCCTGGGCGAACACGGGGAGCGGACGCACGGCTTCTTCGTCTACGACGCGGCCATCCGCGTCCCGCTCATCGTCGCCGCGCCCTTCCCGGAGTTCCGGGGCAGGATCGTTCCCGGCGCGGTCGGGCTGGTCGACGTCCTGCCTACGGTCGCCGGGCTGGCCGGCCTCCGCGTCCCGGCCGAAGTGCAGGGCTCGAGCCTTTTGCCGGCGCTCCTCGGCCGGGCCGCGCCGCGGCCCCGGCCCGTCTACAGCGAGACCTATTATCCCCGCTTCCACTACGGCTGGTCGGAGCTGCGGACGGTCCTGGACGGCCGACGCAAGATCATCCTGGCGCCGGTTCCCGAGCTCTACGATCTCGACGCCGACCCGGGCGAGAGGACGAACTTGGCCGGCGCGCGGCCGGGCGAAGCGGCGGAGCTGCGGGCCGCGGCCGAGGCGCTCATCCGCGACTCGAGCCGCGGCGCGATCGACGCCGCCGCGGCCGGCGTCGACGCCGAGACGCGGGAAAAGCTGGCCGCCCTCGGCTACGTCGGATCGTTCGCCGACCCGGCCGGGCTCAGGGGCAAGACCCTGCCCGACCCGAAGGACAGGATCGGCGTCTACAACGATCTGGCCCGGGCCAGGGAGATGGAGGCCGGCGGCGACGCCGACGGCGCGATCCGGGCCGTCGGGGAGATCGTCGCCCGGGACCCCGAAGGGACTTCCGCCGCCTACGACATCCTCGGGGCCTGCTACATCGCCAGGAACGACCTCGTCCGGGCCGGGGAAAGCCTGCGCCGGGCCCTCGACCTCAACCCGGCGCTGATGAACGCCCACTACAAGCTCGGCTGGATCGCCGAGAAGCAGGGCCGGCCGGCCGAGGCGGAGGCCGAATATATCCGCGAGACCGAGACGACGCCGGGGCACATCAAGGCCTTCTACAACCTGGCCCGGGTGTATCAGACGGTCGGGGAGCTCGAGAAGGCCAGGCAGGCTCTCGCCAAGTGCCTGGAGGTCGATCCGAAGTTCGCCCTGCCCTACCTCTACGCGGCCCGGATCGACCTCGTCCGCGGCGAGCGCTATGACGAGGCCATCGGCCTGACCCTCAAGGCTCTCGACCTCGATCTCGACCCGGAGGGCCGGGCGCTCGGCTGGGGCCTTCTGGCCGAGCTCTACCGGCGGGTCGGCGACGAGGCCAGGTCGCGGGAGTACGCGGCCAGGGCCCGGGCCCGCTAG
- the menC gene encoding o-succinylbenzoate synthase: MPETGSPVAALERLPVPKIDHADLVTVKLPFVAPFGTSVYTWTAKEAMLLRLEADGFTAWSECVSDPDPYYFYETNGTARHIIRDFLLPLVEPGLTLGQLQAKFGHVRGHGMAKATIENGLLILIALRQGLPLHALLGRPAARIMSGLSIGLKETPGQLLEAVERAAARGYHRIKMKIRKGQDVDWVRAVRRRFPAIRLMADANGDYTLADTDLLRRLDEFGLMMIEQPLSYSDIYEHSLLQKELKTAVCLDESIHSLADAAAALALGACRVINIKQGRVGGLMESMRIASYCAERGVPVWSGGMDETGVGRAVNIHLQTAEGFTLPGDTSETSNYFERDIAEPPVVLEADGFIAIPPGPGLGVRVVPERVLERAVRWERLR, encoded by the coding sequence ATGCCCGAGACCGGATCGCCCGTCGCCGCCCTGGAGCGCCTGCCCGTTCCGAAGATCGATCACGCGGACCTGGTCACCGTCAAGCTGCCGTTCGTGGCCCCGTTCGGGACGAGCGTCTACACCTGGACGGCCAAGGAGGCGATGCTCCTGCGCCTCGAGGCGGACGGCTTCACCGCCTGGAGCGAATGCGTCTCCGATCCCGACCCGTACTACTTCTACGAGACGAACGGGACGGCCCGCCACATCATCCGGGATTTCCTCCTGCCGCTCGTCGAGCCGGGCCTGACGCTCGGCCAGCTTCAAGCAAAGTTCGGCCATGTCCGGGGCCACGGCATGGCCAAGGCCACGATCGAGAACGGGCTGCTCATCCTGATCGCCCTGCGGCAGGGGCTGCCGCTTCACGCCCTCCTGGGCCGGCCGGCCGCCAGGATCATGTCGGGCCTGAGCATCGGTCTCAAGGAAACGCCAGGCCAGCTCCTGGAGGCCGTCGAGCGGGCCGCGGCCAGGGGCTACCACCGGATCAAGATGAAGATCAGGAAGGGCCAGGACGTCGACTGGGTCCGGGCCGTGCGCCGGCGCTTCCCCGCGATCCGGCTGATGGCCGACGCCAACGGCGACTACACGCTGGCCGACACGGACCTGCTGCGGCGGCTCGACGAGTTCGGCCTGATGATGATCGAGCAGCCCCTGTCCTACAGCGATATCTACGAGCACTCGCTCCTGCAGAAGGAGCTGAAGACGGCCGTCTGCCTCGACGAGTCCATCCACTCCCTGGCCGACGCGGCCGCGGCCCTGGCCCTCGGCGCCTGCCGCGTCATCAACATCAAGCAGGGCCGGGTCGGCGGCCTGATGGAGTCGATGAGGATCGCGAGCTACTGCGCCGAGCGCGGCGTCCCGGTCTGGTCCGGCGGCATGGACGAGACGGGCGTCGGCCGGGCCGTCAACATCCACCTTCAGACGGCCGAGGGCTTCACCCTGCCGGGCGACACCTCGGAGACGAGCAACTACTTCGAACGCGACATCGCCGAGCCGCCGGTCGTCCTCGAGGCTGACGGGTTCATCGCCATCCCGCCCGGGCCGGGCCTGGGCGTCCGGGTCGTCCCCGAGCGCGTCCTCGAGCGGGCCGTCCGCTGGGAGCGGCTGCGCTGA
- a CDS encoding CDP-alcohol phosphatidyltransferase family protein → MPDTVNEDFDFEGSLKTPLLARFPKIVQLDRLINRPIASLIVRAAVRLKLRPNQLTVAAFILGLAGAGFFLGGTRRSFVIAGLAIYASTLLDGADGMLARSRNMCTRFGAYLDLYLDRLTDFCVMGAMATGYYLQSGRLGFFIVSLFGLAAYMLQVLQYYLEREFRGLRSGSGASGDFRGLVYLGILVFSLINRLDLVITILICVPVPNMIYRFIRFWIFKRPEETPPPAA, encoded by the coding sequence ATGCCCGATACCGTGAACGAGGATTTCGACTTCGAGGGTTCGCTGAAGACTCCCCTGCTCGCCCGTTTCCCCAAGATCGTCCAGCTCGACCGGCTAATCAACCGGCCCATAGCTTCCCTGATCGTCCGGGCCGCCGTGCGGCTGAAGCTCCGGCCCAACCAACTGACGGTGGCCGCCTTCATCCTGGGACTGGCCGGGGCCGGCTTCTTCCTGGGAGGGACCCGCCGCAGCTTCGTCATCGCCGGCCTGGCCATCTACGCCAGCACCCTGCTCGACGGCGCCGACGGCATGCTGGCCCGCTCGCGCAACATGTGCACGCGCTTCGGCGCCTATCTCGACCTCTATCTCGACCGCCTGACCGATTTCTGCGTCATGGGGGCCATGGCCACGGGCTACTACCTGCAATCCGGCCGGCTCGGCTTCTTCATCGTCAGCCTGTTCGGGCTGGCCGCCTACATGCTCCAGGTCCTTCAATATTATCTCGAGCGGGAATTCCGGGGGCTCAGGTCCGGGTCGGGCGCCAGCGGCGACTTCCGCGGCCTCGTCTACCTCGGCATACTGGTCTTTTCGCTCATCAACCGTCTGGACCTGGTCATCACCATCCTGATCTGCGTTCCCGTCCCCAACATGATATATCGCTTCATCCGTTTCTGGATCTTCAAGCGTCCGGAGGAGACCCCTCCGCCCGCGGCCTGA
- a CDS encoding lysylphosphatidylglycerol synthase domain-containing protein, translated as MKNKNISHLGAEAAGRKADAGTAASCVIIAAGRGSRLAGRAPSKPLLEIAGKALIDRAIEAARTAGISRFVVVTGYAGDDVERHLRARAEAEGLSIATVRNDEWEKENGLSVLKARPLAGDRFLLVMADHLFDPALLEGLRRRPIAGDEVILAVDARTGANPYVDLADVTRVRVVDGRIAAIGKNIPEYDVFDTGAFLCTPALFEALETSQARGDYSLSGGIRVLAERGKALAWDTGGLFWLDVDDEPALAKAEQAIAAGLAGPAARRPAGWLRKRLRPLLSGAGLLLLVFLVMKIGAGAILRQMTRFGPWFLFITGLAFLWIFLQACAWSIIQASHFRRVPLLQLFRTKIISDSLNTLLPSANIGGDAARAFLIKSHAPLKEGIPGVLVDKTVEAFAAALFLATGFLLGLTVVRLPAWMEIVAAICLAGTVAGIALFIVLQLKGALWTIDRVARIFPSVRRLAAGREHHIRDLDENIGTVYKHLDFRTVAATALHYIARALGAVEVYTIMKVLGAPLSAVQALFASAGVTIINTAFFIVPGQFGVQESAHILVVRILGFPAALGLSLGVIRRIRKLATSAVGLVLYATHPKPPAPPNGRPG; from the coding sequence ATGAAAAACAAGAATATCAGTCATTTAGGGGCAGAAGCCGCTGGCCGGAAGGCGGACGCCGGGACGGCCGCGAGCTGCGTCATCATCGCCGCCGGCCGCGGCAGCCGGCTGGCCGGCCGGGCGCCGAGCAAGCCGCTGCTCGAGATCGCCGGAAAGGCCCTCATCGACCGGGCTATCGAGGCCGCCCGGACCGCGGGGATCAGCCGGTTCGTCGTCGTCACCGGCTACGCCGGCGACGACGTCGAGCGCCATCTCCGGGCCCGGGCGGAGGCGGAAGGCCTCTCGATCGCCACCGTCCGCAATGACGAGTGGGAAAAGGAGAACGGGCTCTCGGTCCTCAAGGCCAGGCCCCTGGCCGGGGACCGGTTCCTGCTGGTCATGGCCGACCACCTTTTCGACCCGGCCCTGCTCGAGGGGCTGCGGCGCCGGCCGATCGCCGGGGACGAGGTCATCCTGGCGGTGGACGCCCGGACCGGGGCGAATCCCTATGTCGACCTGGCGGACGTCACCCGGGTCCGGGTCGTCGACGGGCGCATCGCCGCCATCGGCAAGAACATCCCCGAGTACGACGTCTTCGATACGGGCGCCTTTCTCTGCACCCCGGCCCTGTTCGAGGCGCTCGAGACGAGCCAGGCCCGGGGCGATTATTCCCTGTCCGGCGGCATCCGCGTTCTGGCCGAGCGTGGCAAGGCCCTGGCCTGGGACACGGGCGGGCTCTTCTGGCTCGATGTCGATGACGAACCTGCCCTGGCCAAGGCCGAGCAGGCCATTGCCGCGGGGCTCGCCGGCCCGGCGGCCCGCCGCCCGGCCGGGTGGCTCCGGAAGCGGCTTCGCCCGCTGCTCAGCGGGGCCGGGCTGTTGCTGCTCGTCTTCCTGGTGATGAAGATCGGGGCCGGCGCGATCCTCCGGCAGATGACCCGCTTCGGGCCCTGGTTCCTGTTCATCACTGGCCTCGCTTTCCTGTGGATCTTCCTCCAGGCCTGCGCCTGGTCCATCATCCAGGCTTCCCATTTCCGGCGGGTCCCGCTCCTGCAGCTCTTCCGGACCAAGATCATCAGCGACTCCCTGAACACGCTGCTGCCTTCGGCCAACATCGGCGGCGACGCCGCGCGGGCCTTCCTGATCAAGTCGCACGCCCCGCTGAAGGAAGGCATCCCGGGCGTGCTGGTCGACAAGACGGTCGAAGCCTTCGCCGCGGCCCTCTTCCTGGCCACCGGGTTCCTCCTCGGCCTGACCGTGGTGCGGCTGCCGGCATGGATGGAGATCGTGGCCGCGATCTGCCTGGCCGGCACGGTGGCCGGCATCGCCCTGTTCATCGTCCTCCAGCTGAAGGGCGCGCTCTGGACCATCGACCGGGTGGCCCGGATCTTCCCCAGCGTCCGGCGGCTGGCGGCGGGCCGCGAGCACCATATCCGCGATCTTGACGAGAACATCGGCACTGTCTACAAGCACCTGGACTTCCGGACCGTGGCGGCGACGGCGCTCCATTACATCGCCCGGGCCCTGGGGGCGGTCGAGGTTTACACGATCATGAAGGTCCTGGGCGCCCCGCTATCGGCCGTCCAGGCCCTGTTCGCCTCGGCCGGCGTGACCATCATCAACACGGCCTTCTTCATCGTTCCCGGCCAGTTCGGGGTGCAGGAAAGCGCCCATATCCTGGTCGTCCGGATCCTGGGCTTCCCGGCGGCGCTGGGCCTGAGCCTCGGCGTCATCCGCCGCATCCGCAAGCTGGCCACGTCCGCCGTGGGGCTCGTCCTCTACGCGACGCACCCGAAGCCGCCGGCGCCCCCGAACGGCCGGCCGGGCTGA